In a genomic window of Holophagaceae bacterium:
- a CDS encoding tetratricopeptide repeat protein, with amino-acid sequence MRKQSLLLSALLATPILMAQEPTFESLREEGRWKQLRPRIEGWYRAKPEDPYALLWMSRLKLAYGDPPAALDLARKAVAFKSTDAELHIQHGVAARAVLDETDSMLKMLPLSKEWKKALESALAVNPASEEATESLLQFFMGAPAIAGGSNSKAKELAQRFTNIQPSAGLVLQAKAAFRGKDLDGAKSLVQQALAKDPACAKAYSFWITSLKRQKPEPLDTIATLCRKALENHPKAIEFHANLAYSLAKQGKWTELEVCLVQARKIFPDNLAPYFYAGESILDTGSQGRAEPFLRTYLSQSPEGFSPGLASAHANLAYLYDKQGRHSEAIKELEITLSLRPSHKWAQKELQRLKKS; translated from the coding sequence ATGCGCAAACAATCCCTTCTCCTCTCTGCCCTGCTTGCAACGCCAATCTTGATGGCTCAGGAACCAACCTTCGAGAGCCTGCGGGAGGAAGGCCGCTGGAAGCAGCTTCGGCCACGCATAGAGGGCTGGTATCGGGCTAAACCAGAAGATCCCTACGCCCTACTCTGGATGTCCAGGTTGAAATTGGCCTACGGCGACCCGCCGGCAGCATTGGATTTGGCCCGGAAGGCCGTGGCGTTCAAAAGCACGGACGCCGAACTCCACATCCAGCATGGCGTGGCGGCCAGGGCGGTTCTGGATGAGACCGATAGCATGCTGAAAATGCTGCCCTTGTCCAAGGAGTGGAAGAAGGCATTGGAATCGGCGCTGGCTGTGAACCCAGCAAGCGAAGAAGCCACAGAATCCCTGCTCCAGTTTTTCATGGGCGCCCCAGCCATTGCCGGGGGGAGCAATTCCAAAGCCAAGGAATTGGCGCAACGATTCACGAACATCCAGCCGTCGGCCGGGCTTGTGCTACAGGCCAAAGCTGCATTCCGCGGCAAGGATTTGGATGGGGCGAAATCCTTGGTCCAGCAAGCCCTCGCCAAAGATCCTGCCTGCGCCAAAGCCTACAGTTTCTGGATCACCAGCCTGAAGCGCCAGAAACCGGAACCCCTAGACACCATCGCCACCCTTTGCAGGAAGGCCCTTGAAAACCATCCAAAGGCGATCGAATTCCACGCAAACCTGGCTTATTCGCTGGCTAAGCAGGGGAAGTGGACCGAATTGGAGGTCTGTCTCGTCCAGGCCCGCAAGATCTTTCCTGACAACCTCGCGCCCTATTTCTACGCCGGTGAAAGCATCCTCGATACGGGGTCCCAGGGCCGGGCGGAACCATTCCTTCGGACCTATCTGTCGCAAAGCCCTGAAGGGTTTTCTCCCGGCCTTGCAAGCGCCCATGCAAACCTCGCCTACCTGTATGACAAGCAGGGGCGCCATTCAGAAGCGATCAAGGAACTCGAAATAACACTGAGCCTCAGGCCCTCCCACAAATGGGCACAGAAGGAGCTGCAACGGCTGAAGAAGTCCTGA
- a CDS encoding dihydrofolate reductase family protein has protein sequence MRKLKIIEHISLDGVIQHSADDGDFPYSDWTAPYRSPAGRDAMLAAYGGSFDLLLGRRTYDIWSGFWPKAPSSPMADVLNAATKYIATHRPESLEWGPFEGLGPDIIEDIRRIKSQNGPDLVLSGSSTLTSTLLEHGLADEVLLAVYPVLLGMGKHFFAEGTPPRSFELVGTQAFPSGITRSPGH, from the coding sequence ATGAGAAAGCTCAAAATTATCGAACACATCTCGCTTGATGGTGTGATCCAGCATTCCGCCGATGACGGCGATTTTCCCTACAGCGACTGGACGGCGCCCTATCGGTCCCCTGCTGGCCGGGATGCAATGCTCGCGGCGTATGGCGGGAGCTTCGATCTGCTGCTTGGCCGCCGCACCTACGATATCTGGTCGGGCTTCTGGCCAAAGGCGCCGAGCAGTCCGATGGCGGACGTCCTCAATGCGGCGACAAAATATATCGCTACCCACCGCCCGGAAAGCCTTGAATGGGGACCGTTCGAGGGCCTTGGACCGGACATCATCGAGGACATACGCCGCATCAAGTCGCAGAACGGCCCGGACCTTGTCCTCTCGGGCAGCTCGACGCTGACATCGACGCTGCTCGAACATGGGCTTGCGGATGAAGTCCTGCTGGCCGTCTATCCGGTCCTGTTGGGCATGGGGAAGCACTTCTTTGCGGAGGGAACCCCGCCGCGCTCATTCGAGCTCGTCGGCACGCAAGCATTTCCGTCTGGGATCACAAGGTCGCCGGGCCATTGA